One region of Streptomyces capillispiralis genomic DNA includes:
- a CDS encoding SGNH/GDSL hydrolase family protein has product MRRATRRTRRSRAVLAVVTAAALGVAGCDAVGGASPAPSGTAAEGTPAPRPTPVWDTAPESVAAVGDSITRGFDACAVLTDCPEVSWATGDSEQVDSLAVRLLGRAGVAERSWNYAVTGARMADLPGQMARAVARGPELVAVMAGANDACRQTTAAMTPVADFRADFQEAMRTLREALPKAQVYVASVPDLKRLWSQGRTSELGKQVWKLGICPSMLGDADALDAAATLRRETVRNRVEDYNAVLEEVCAEDRRCRFDGGAVYDYRFGTGELSRWDWFHPSVDGQAELAEIAYRTVTAKHP; this is encoded by the coding sequence ATGAGGCGGGCGACGCGGCGGACCCGGCGTTCGCGGGCCGTGCTGGCCGTGGTGACGGCGGCCGCGCTGGGCGTGGCGGGCTGCGATGCCGTCGGCGGTGCCTCCCCCGCCCCGTCCGGCACGGCGGCGGAGGGGACCCCGGCTCCCCGGCCGACACCCGTGTGGGACACCGCTCCCGAGTCGGTGGCCGCCGTGGGGGACTCCATCACGCGGGGCTTCGACGCCTGCGCGGTGCTGACGGACTGCCCCGAGGTGTCATGGGCGACGGGCGACAGCGAGCAGGTGGACAGTCTCGCCGTACGGCTGCTGGGGCGGGCGGGGGTGGCCGAGCGCAGCTGGAACTACGCGGTGACCGGGGCCCGGATGGCGGACCTGCCGGGCCAGATGGCGCGGGCGGTGGCGCGCGGCCCGGAGCTGGTGGCGGTGATGGCCGGGGCGAACGACGCCTGCCGGCAGACCACGGCGGCGATGACGCCCGTGGCGGACTTCCGCGCCGACTTCCAGGAGGCGATGCGCACCCTGCGCGAGGCGCTGCCGAAGGCCCAGGTGTACGTGGCGAGCGTGCCGGACCTGAAGCGGCTGTGGTCGCAGGGGCGGACCAGCGAGCTGGGCAAGCAGGTGTGGAAGCTGGGCATCTGCCCGTCGATGCTCGGCGACGCGGACGCGCTGGACGCGGCGGCGACGCTGCGCCGCGAGACGGTGCGGAACCGGGTGGAGGACTACAACGCGGTGCTGGAGGAGGTGTGCGCCGAGGACCGCCGCTGCCGCTTCGACGGCGGGGCGGTGTACGACTACCGTTTCGGCACCGGGGAGTTGAGCCGCTGGGACTGGTTCCACCCCAGTGTCGACGGGCAGGCCGAGCTGGCCGAGATCGCGTACCGCACGGTCACGGCGAAGCATCCGTGA
- a CDS encoding DUF3145 domain-containing protein, producing MTTRGVLYVHSAPRALCPHVEWAIAGVLGTRVSLDWIRQPAAPGTWRSEFSWQGQAGTASKLASALRGWQMLRFEVTSEPCPSHEGERYSCTPDLGIFHAVTGIHGDILIPEDRLRAALTRSRTGETDLEVEIAKLLGKPWDDELEPFRYAGEGAPVRWLHQVV from the coding sequence GTGACGACCCGTGGAGTTCTGTACGTGCACTCCGCGCCGCGCGCGCTGTGCCCGCACGTCGAGTGGGCCATCGCCGGGGTGCTCGGCACGCGCGTCAGCCTGGACTGGATCCGCCAGCCCGCCGCCCCCGGCACCTGGCGCTCGGAGTTCTCCTGGCAGGGCCAGGCCGGCACCGCCTCCAAACTCGCCTCCGCGCTGCGCGGCTGGCAGATGCTGCGCTTCGAGGTCACGTCGGAGCCCTGCCCCTCCCACGAGGGCGAGCGCTACAGCTGCACCCCCGACCTCGGCATCTTCCACGCCGTCACCGGCATCCACGGCGACATCCTGATCCCCGAGGACCGCCTGCGCGCCGCGCTGACCCGCTCCCGCACCGGCGAGACCGACCTGGAGGTGGAGATCGCCAAACTGCTGGGCAAGCCCTGGGACGACGAACTGGAACCCTTCCGCTACGCAGGCGAGGGCGCCCCGGTCCGCTGGCTCCACCAGGTCGTCTAA
- the fabF gene encoding beta-ketoacyl-ACP synthase II, with amino-acid sequence MSSTNRTVVVTGIGATTPLGGDAASTWEGLIAGRSGVKPLTQEWAAEQAVRIAAPVAVEPTEVIPRPQARRLDRSAQFALVAAKEAWADAGFEARAGEDPKVDPDRLGAVIASGIGGVTTLLDQYDVLKEKGVRRVSPHTVPMLMPNGPSANVGLAVGARAGVHTPVSACASGAEAIGYAIEMIRTGRADVVVAGGTEAAIHPLPIAAFGNMMAMSKNNDDPEGASRPYDVARDGFVLGEGAGVIVLESAEHAAARGARVYAEAVGQGISADAHDIVQPEPGGRGISHALQNLLDRTDLDPAEIVHVNAHATSTPAGDIAELKALRKVFGDHADHMAVSATKSMTGHLLGGAGGVESVAAVLALYHRVAPPTINVENLDPEAEANADVVRGEARKLPVDGRIAALNDSFGFGGHNVVLAFRSV; translated from the coding sequence ATGAGCTCGACCAATCGCACCGTGGTCGTCACCGGTATCGGCGCAACCACACCGCTGGGTGGCGACGCGGCCTCTACCTGGGAGGGCCTGATCGCCGGACGTTCCGGCGTCAAGCCGCTTACGCAGGAGTGGGCCGCCGAGCAGGCGGTCCGCATCGCGGCCCCCGTGGCCGTGGAGCCCACCGAGGTCATTCCCCGGCCGCAGGCCCGCCGTCTGGACCGCTCGGCGCAGTTCGCGCTGGTCGCGGCCAAGGAGGCGTGGGCCGACGCCGGGTTCGAGGCCAGGGCCGGCGAGGACCCCAAGGTCGACCCCGACCGGCTGGGCGCGGTGATCGCCTCCGGCATCGGCGGCGTGACGACCCTGCTGGACCAGTACGACGTGCTGAAGGAGAAGGGCGTCCGCCGCGTCTCCCCGCACACCGTCCCCATGCTCATGCCGAACGGCCCCTCGGCGAACGTGGGCCTGGCCGTGGGCGCCCGCGCGGGCGTGCACACCCCGGTCTCGGCCTGCGCGTCGGGCGCGGAGGCCATCGGCTACGCCATCGAGATGATCCGCACCGGCCGTGCGGACGTCGTCGTCGCGGGCGGCACGGAGGCGGCGATCCACCCGCTGCCGATCGCCGCGTTCGGCAACATGATGGCGATGTCCAAGAACAACGACGACCCCGAGGGCGCCTCGCGTCCCTACGACGTCGCCCGGGACGGCTTCGTCCTCGGCGAGGGCGCGGGCGTCATCGTCCTGGAGTCCGCCGAGCACGCCGCCGCGCGCGGCGCCCGCGTCTACGCGGAGGCGGTCGGCCAGGGCATCTCGGCCGACGCGCACGACATCGTGCAGCCGGAGCCGGGGGGCCGTGGCATCTCGCACGCCCTGCAGAACCTGCTGGACCGCACCGACCTGGACCCGGCCGAGATCGTGCACGTCAACGCGCACGCCACCTCGACGCCGGCCGGTGACATCGCCGAACTCAAGGCGCTGCGCAAGGTGTTCGGCGACCACGCGGACCACATGGCGGTCTCCGCCACCAAGTCGATGACGGGTCACCTGCTCGGTGGCGCGGGCGGCGTGGAGTCGGTGGCGGCGGTGCTGGCGCTGTACCACCGGGTGGCTCCGCCGACCATCAACGTGGAGAACCTGGACCCCGAGGCCGAGGCGAACGCGGATGTGGTGCGGGGGGAGGCGCGGAAGCTGCCCGTGGACGGGCGGATCGCCGCGCTGAACGACTCGTTCGGGTTCGGTGGGCACAACGTGGTGCTGGCGTTCCGGTCTGTGTGA
- a CDS encoding acyl carrier protein, which produces MAATQEEIVAGLAEIVNEIAGIPVEDVQLDKSFTDDLDVDSLSMVEVVVAAEERFDVKIPDDDVKNLKTVGDATDYILKHQA; this is translated from the coding sequence ATGGCCGCCACTCAGGAAGAGATCGTCGCCGGTCTCGCGGAGATCGTGAACGAGATCGCCGGCATCCCGGTTGAGGACGTCCAGCTGGACAAGTCCTTCACCGACGACCTGGACGTCGACTCGCTGTCCATGGTCGAGGTCGTCGTCGCCGCCGAAGAGCGCTTCGACGTCAAGATCCCGGACGACGACGTCAAGAACCTCAAGACCGTCGGCGACGCGACCGACTACATCCTCAAGCACCAGGCCTGA
- a CDS encoding ketoacyl-ACP synthase III translates to MAKIKPGKGAPYARILGVGGYRPTRVVPNEVILETIDSSDEWIRSRSGIETRHWASPEETVAAMSVEASGKAIADAGIDAAQIGAVVVSTVSHFSQTPAVATEIADRLGTDRAAAFDISAGCAGFGYGLTLAKGMVVEGSAAYVLVIGVERLSDLTDLEDRATAFLFGDGAGAVIVGPSKEPAIGPTVWGSEGDKSETIKQTVPWTDYRDGTVEKFPAITQEGQAVFRWAVFEMAKVAQQALDAAGISADDLDVFIPHQANVRIIDSMVKTLKLPEHVTVARDIRTTGNTSAASIPLAMERLLATGEAKSGDTALVIGFGAGLVYAATVVTLP, encoded by the coding sequence ATGGCGAAGATCAAGCCCGGCAAGGGCGCCCCGTACGCGCGCATCCTCGGCGTGGGCGGCTACCGTCCCACCCGGGTCGTGCCGAACGAGGTGATCCTGGAGACGATCGACTCGTCCGACGAGTGGATCCGCTCCCGCTCCGGCATCGAGACCCGGCACTGGGCGTCGCCCGAGGAGACCGTCGCGGCGATGTCCGTCGAGGCCTCCGGCAAGGCGATCGCGGACGCCGGGATCGACGCCGCGCAGATCGGCGCCGTGGTCGTCTCGACCGTGTCCCATTTCAGCCAGACCCCGGCCGTGGCGACCGAGATCGCCGACAGGCTGGGCACGGACAGGGCCGCCGCCTTCGACATCTCCGCGGGCTGCGCGGGCTTCGGCTACGGGCTGACCCTCGCCAAGGGCATGGTGGTGGAAGGTTCCGCCGCATACGTGCTCGTCATCGGCGTGGAGCGGCTGAGCGACCTGACCGACCTGGAGGACCGGGCCACGGCCTTCCTGTTCGGCGACGGCGCGGGCGCGGTGATCGTCGGCCCGTCCAAGGAGCCCGCGATCGGTCCCACCGTGTGGGGCTCGGAGGGCGACAAGTCCGAGACGATCAAGCAGACCGTGCCGTGGACGGACTACCGCGACGGCACCGTCGAGAAGTTCCCCGCGATCACGCAGGAGGGCCAGGCGGTGTTCCGCTGGGCCGTGTTCGAGATGGCGAAGGTCGCCCAGCAGGCGCTGGACGCGGCCGGGATCAGCGCGGACGACCTGGACGTCTTCATCCCGCACCAGGCCAACGTGCGGATCATCGACTCGATGGTGAAGACCCTGAAACTGCCGGAGCACGTCACGGTCGCCCGTGACATCCGCACCACCGGCAACACCTCGGCCGCCTCGATCCCGCTCGCGATGGAGCGGCTCCTGGCGACCGGCGAGGCGAAGAGCGGCGACACCGCGCTCGTCATCGGCTTCGGGGCGGGTCTCGTCTACGCCGCGACTGTCGTTACCCTCCCCTAG
- a CDS encoding ACP S-malonyltransferase: MLVLVAPGQGAQTPGFLTEWLDLPGAADRVAAWSDALGLDLVHYGTKADADAIRDTAVAQPLLVAAGLLSAAALGDITPGAVAGHSVGEITAAAFAGVLDDGAALSLVRKRGLAMADAAAITETGMAALLGGDPEVTVAHLEKLGLTPANINGAGQVVAAGTKEQLAALEADKPEGVRKVVVLKVAGAFHTHHMAPAVDTLAQAAAGLTPGDPKVTYVSNKDGRAVPTGAEVLERLVGQVANPVRWDLCMETFKELGVTALLEVCPGGTLTGLAKRALPGVKTLALKTPADLDAARELVAEHA, from the coding sequence GTGCTCGTACTCGTCGCTCCCGGCCAGGGCGCCCAGACGCCCGGCTTTCTGACCGAATGGCTCGACCTCCCCGGTGCCGCGGACCGCGTCGCCGCATGGTCCGACGCCCTCGGACTCGACCTCGTCCACTACGGCACGAAGGCCGACGCGGACGCGATCCGCGACACGGCCGTCGCCCAGCCGCTGCTGGTCGCGGCCGGGCTGCTGTCCGCCGCGGCACTCGGTGACATCACGCCGGGTGCGGTCGCCGGGCACAGCGTCGGCGAGATCACCGCGGCCGCCTTCGCGGGCGTCCTCGACGACGGCGCCGCGCTGTCCCTGGTCCGCAAGCGGGGCCTGGCCATGGCCGACGCCGCCGCGATCACCGAGACGGGCATGGCCGCGCTGCTCGGCGGCGACCCCGAGGTGACCGTCGCGCACCTGGAGAAGCTGGGCCTGACCCCGGCGAACATCAACGGCGCGGGCCAGGTCGTCGCGGCCGGCACCAAGGAGCAGCTCGCCGCGCTGGAGGCGGACAAGCCCGAGGGCGTGCGCAAGGTCGTCGTACTCAAGGTGGCCGGCGCCTTCCACACCCACCACATGGCCCCCGCGGTCGACACGCTCGCGCAGGCCGCCGCCGGCCTGACGCCGGGCGACCCGAAGGTCACCTACGTGTCGAACAAGGACGGCAGGGCCGTCCCGACCGGTGCCGAGGTGCTCGAACGCCTGGTCGGCCAGGTCGCCAACCCGGTCCGCTGGGACCTGTGCATGGAGACCTTCAAGGAGCTCGGCGTCACCGCCCTGCTGGAGGTCTGCCCCGGCGGCACCCTGACCGGACTCGCCAAGCGTGCGCTGCCCGGCGTCAAGACGCTGGCCCTGAAGACCCCCGCTGACCTCGACGCGGCCCGCGAGCTCGTCGCAGAGCACGCCTGA
- the fasR gene encoding fatty acid biosynthesis transcriptional regulator FasR: protein MPEPETSTHAAAARPPHPHVATLKRLEKSSGSLAAQAIARMDETLPWYRAMPPENRSWIGLVAQAGIAAFTEWFRHPDAPQAISTDVFGTAPRELTRAITLRQTVEMVRTTIEVMESAIDEVAAPGDESVLREALLVYAREIAFATAQVYAQAAEARGAWDARLESLVVNAVLSGEADEGAVSRAAALGWNSPEHVCVVLGTAPDGDSELTVEAIRRAARHAKLQVLTGVLGDRLVVIAGGSDNPLAVAKSLIGPYAAGPVVAGPVVPDLLAATRSAQAAAAGLKACSAWQDAPRPVLADDLLPERAIAGDPSAREQLVEEIYRPLEEAGAALLETLSVYLEQASSLEGAARMLFVHPNTVRYRLRRVTDVTGWSPSDVRSAFTLRIALILGRLADGDLQS from the coding sequence GTGCCCGAACCAGAAACCAGCACCCACGCAGCCGCAGCGCGGCCCCCGCATCCGCACGTCGCGACGCTGAAGCGGCTGGAGAAGTCGTCCGGCAGCCTCGCCGCGCAGGCGATCGCGCGGATGGACGAGACGCTGCCCTGGTACCGGGCCATGCCCCCGGAGAACCGTTCCTGGATCGGCCTGGTCGCGCAGGCGGGCATCGCCGCCTTCACCGAGTGGTTCCGGCACCCCGACGCCCCGCAGGCCATCTCCACCGATGTCTTCGGCACCGCGCCGCGCGAGCTGACCCGGGCGATCACACTGCGGCAGACCGTGGAGATGGTGCGGACCACCATCGAGGTCATGGAGTCCGCCATCGACGAGGTGGCGGCGCCCGGTGACGAGAGCGTGCTGCGCGAGGCGCTCCTCGTCTACGCGCGGGAGATCGCCTTCGCCACCGCCCAGGTGTACGCACAGGCGGCCGAGGCACGGGGTGCCTGGGACGCGCGGCTGGAGTCGCTCGTCGTCAACGCCGTGCTGAGCGGCGAGGCCGACGAGGGTGCCGTGTCGCGGGCCGCCGCCCTCGGCTGGAACTCGCCCGAGCACGTGTGCGTGGTGCTGGGCACCGCGCCCGACGGTGATTCCGAGCTGACCGTGGAGGCCATCCGGCGCGCCGCCCGACACGCCAAGCTCCAGGTGCTGACCGGGGTGCTCGGGGACCGGCTGGTGGTGATCGCGGGCGGCAGCGACAACCCGCTGGCCGTGGCGAAGTCGCTGATCGGGCCGTACGCGGCGGGCCCGGTGGTGGCCGGCCCGGTGGTGCCGGACCTGCTGGCCGCGACCCGGTCCGCGCAGGCCGCCGCGGCGGGCCTCAAGGCGTGTTCCGCCTGGCAGGACGCCCCGCGCCCGGTGCTGGCGGACGACCTGCTGCCGGAGCGGGCGATCGCCGGAGACCCCTCCGCCCGCGAGCAGTTGGTGGAGGAGATCTACAGACCGCTGGAGGAGGCGGGGGCGGCTCTGCTGGAGACGCTCAGCGTCTATCTCGAACAGGCGAGCAGTCTCGAAGGTGCCGCGCGCATGCTGTTCGTCCACCCCAACACCGTTCGTTACCGGCTCCGACGTGTGACTGACGTCACCGGATGGTCGCCCTCCGATGTACGCTCGGCGTTCACGCTGCGGATCGCGCTGATCCTGGGGCGTCTGGCCGATGGCGATCTTCAGTCCTAA
- a CDS encoding pirin family protein, translating to MDVRRAHQRYRGGDPAAGIDTWHAFSFGPHYDPDNLRFGAVIACNEERLAPGAGFDEHPHSHTEIVTWVVEGELTHRDSTGRETVVRPGDVQRLSAASGVRHVERNAGPAPLTFLQMWLAPLDPGGDPSYEVVPGIADSTPYALSEAGAMLHVRRLSAGERTAVPDAAYVYAHVVRGAVLLDGEELGAGDAARITDAEGVDAEAVVEAELLLWEMAQR from the coding sequence ATGGACGTACGGCGCGCACACCAGCGCTACCGGGGCGGCGATCCTGCGGCCGGGATCGACACCTGGCACGCTTTTTCCTTCGGCCCCCACTACGACCCGGACAACCTGCGCTTCGGCGCGGTGATCGCCTGCAACGAGGAACGCCTGGCACCCGGCGCCGGTTTCGACGAGCACCCGCACAGCCACACCGAGATCGTGACCTGGGTGGTGGAGGGCGAGCTGACCCACCGCGACTCCACGGGCCGGGAGACGGTGGTCCGCCCCGGCGACGTCCAGCGCCTGAGCGCCGCGTCGGGCGTGCGCCACGTGGAACGCAACGCGGGCCCCGCCCCTCTCACCTTCCTCCAGATGTGGCTGGCCCCCCTGGATCCCGGCGGCGACCCGTCCTACGAGGTCGTCCCCGGCATAGCGGACTCCACCCCGTACGCCCTCTCGGAGGCGGGCGCGATGCTCCACGTGCGGCGGCTGTCGGCGGGGGAGCGCACCGCCGTACCGGACGCCGCGTACGTGTACGCGCACGTGGTGCGCGGCGCGGTGCTCCTCGACGGGGAGGAGCTGGGCGCGGGTGACGCGGCGCGCATCACGGACGCCGAGGGCGTGGACGCGGAGGCGGTGGTGGAGGCGGAGCTTCTCCTGTGGGAGATGGCCCAGCGCTGA
- a CDS encoding serine hydrolase domain-containing protein, whose amino-acid sequence MSLKSLALIENWPVPTAAAGVVRADGTVLGTHGPATHRFPLASVTKPLAAYAVLVAYEEGAIELDEPAGPDGSTVRHLLAHTSGLAFDEHRVQSAPGERRLYSNAGFEQLGDHVAKATEIPFAEYLRQAVLEPLGMTSTSLEGSPAKDAVSTVDDLLRFAAEVQAPRLLDPRTVAAAMTVQYPGTKGVLPGYGHQNPNDWGLGFEIRDAKAPHWTGASSSPRTFGHFGQSGTFLWIDPDAGAAGVALTDRAFGPWAIEAWPAFTDAVLTELRG is encoded by the coding sequence ATGTCGCTGAAGAGCCTCGCGCTGATCGAGAACTGGCCGGTCCCCACCGCCGCGGCGGGCGTCGTCCGGGCGGACGGCACGGTGCTCGGCACCCACGGGCCGGCCACCCACCGCTTCCCGCTCGCGTCGGTCACCAAGCCCCTCGCCGCGTACGCGGTCCTCGTGGCGTACGAGGAGGGAGCGATCGAGCTGGACGAGCCGGCGGGCCCGGACGGCTCGACGGTCCGGCACCTGCTCGCGCACACCTCGGGACTCGCCTTCGACGAGCACCGCGTGCAGTCCGCGCCCGGTGAGCGGCGGCTGTACTCCAACGCCGGTTTCGAACAGCTCGGCGACCACGTCGCCAAGGCGACGGAGATCCCCTTCGCCGAATACCTGCGCCAGGCGGTCCTCGAACCGCTCGGGATGACGTCGACGTCACTGGAGGGCTCCCCGGCGAAGGACGCCGTCTCCACGGTGGACGACCTGCTGCGCTTCGCGGCCGAGGTGCAGGCCCCGCGCCTGCTCGACCCGCGCACGGTCGCCGCGGCGATGACGGTCCAGTACCCGGGGACGAAGGGCGTCCTGCCGGGCTACGGCCACCAGAACCCCAACGACTGGGGCCTCGGCTTCGAGATCCGCGACGCCAAGGCCCCGCACTGGACGGGCGCGTCGTCCTCCCCGCGCACCTTCGGCCACTTCGGCCAGTCGGGCACGTTCCTGTGGATCGACCCCGACGCGGGCGCGGCGGGCGTGGCCCTGACCGACCGCGCCTTCGGCCCCTGGGCGATCGAGGCGTGGCCCGCGTTCACGGACGCGGTGCTGACGGAGCTGCGCGGCTGA
- a CDS encoding MerR family transcriptional regulator — protein sequence MTVMETTGTPTDTCAGPPEGNRRPDGADKYTISEVAALTGLSAHTLRWYERIGLMPHIDRSHTGQRRYSNRDLDWLALVGKLRLTGMPVADMVRYAELVRAGDHTYGERFDLLRRTREDVLSRIAELQGTLAVLDRKISFYGDAGRALASERTR from the coding sequence ATGACGGTGATGGAGACCACGGGTACCCCAACCGACACCTGCGCCGGACCGCCGGAGGGGAACCGACGGCCGGACGGCGCGGACAAGTACACGATCAGCGAGGTCGCCGCCCTCACCGGGCTCAGCGCGCACACCCTGCGCTGGTACGAGCGGATCGGGCTGATGCCGCACATCGACCGCTCCCACACCGGGCAGCGGCGCTACAGCAACCGCGACCTCGACTGGCTCGCCCTCGTCGGGAAGCTCCGGCTCACCGGCATGCCGGTCGCCGACATGGTGCGGTACGCGGAGCTGGTCCGCGCGGGCGACCACACCTACGGCGAGCGCTTCGACCTGCTCCGGCGGACCCGTGAGGACGTGCTGTCCCGGATCGCCGAACTGCAGGGCACGCTCGCCGTGCTCGACCGGAAGATCAGTTTCTACGGGGACGCCGGGCGCGCCCTGGCCTCGGAGAGGACACGATGA
- a CDS encoding aldo/keto reductase — translation MTNGTIGTAALGDGGPEVGVQGLGCMGMSFAYGPVDADASRATLERALELGVTLYDTADAYGAGDNERFLSPFFTAHRDEVVIATKFALSIPPDEPTRRIIRNDAPYIREAVEASLKRLGVDVIDLYYMHRRDVNVPIEETVGVMAELVREGKVKQLGLSEVTAGELRAAHAVHPIAAVQSEWSLFSRDIEANVVPAARELGVTLVPYSPLGRGFLTGSFVDAAQDLTADDFRRRQPRFTGDNAVANASLLAPVRAVADAHGATPGQIALAWVQQRARVHGLPVVPIPGTRKPARVEENTAATRITLTEGELALLEPIAGQVAGNRYPDMSFTSAGRE, via the coding sequence ATGACCAACGGCACGATCGGTACGGCGGCACTGGGCGACGGCGGCCCCGAGGTGGGGGTGCAGGGCCTGGGCTGCATGGGCATGAGCTTCGCCTACGGCCCCGTGGACGCGGACGCCTCCCGGGCGACCCTGGAGCGGGCCCTGGAACTCGGCGTCACGCTCTACGACACGGCGGACGCCTACGGCGCGGGCGACAACGAGCGGTTCCTCTCCCCGTTCTTCACGGCGCACCGGGACGAGGTGGTCATCGCCACCAAGTTCGCCCTGTCCATCCCGCCGGACGAGCCCACCCGGCGGATCATCCGCAACGACGCGCCCTACATCCGCGAGGCCGTCGAGGCGAGCCTGAAGCGCCTCGGCGTCGACGTGATCGACCTCTACTACATGCACCGGCGCGACGTGAACGTGCCGATCGAGGAGACCGTCGGCGTCATGGCCGAGCTGGTGCGCGAGGGCAAGGTCAAGCAGCTGGGCCTGAGCGAGGTCACCGCCGGGGAACTGCGCGCCGCGCACGCCGTGCACCCGATCGCCGCCGTGCAGTCGGAGTGGTCGCTGTTCAGCCGGGACATCGAGGCGAACGTGGTGCCGGCCGCGCGCGAGCTGGGCGTGACCCTGGTGCCGTACTCGCCGCTGGGGCGCGGCTTCCTCACGGGTTCCTTCGTCGACGCGGCGCAGGACCTCACGGCCGACGACTTCCGCCGCCGGCAGCCGCGCTTCACGGGCGACAACGCCGTGGCCAACGCCTCCCTGCTCGCGCCGGTCCGCGCCGTCGCCGACGCCCACGGCGCCACCCCCGGCCAGATCGCCCTGGCCTGGGTGCAGCAGCGGGCGCGGGTCCACGGGCTCCCGGTGGTCCCGATCCCGGGCACCCGCAAGCCGGCCCGGGTGGAGGAGAACACGGCGGCCACCCGCATCACCCTGACGGAAGGGGAGCTGGCCCTGCTGGAGCCCATCGCCGGCCAGGTCGCGGGCAACCGTTACCCGGACATGTCCTTCACCTCCGCCGGCCGGGAGTAG
- a CDS encoding DUF4429 domain-containing protein, translated as MGDVLAGFHAAWGFESDSVVIRYERGIRTPKLFQALGERRVPLEAIEGVTLTPGRRGTVVLRAELRPGADPLMEAAAGQLKESSDPYRLVLPAERETLAEYYADELRALLTESGPAERHLVAPPETPLQFKAYDGKAGFDGTAVSFRWFWTGASSAKWKAGDQRFPVGELSGVEWRSPEVFEGHLRLLRRDDGAPLAQADQDPAAVVFGLGYGPVHESLPFAAAVLAAVRTSAPVPAISAAGRRDPADIAERIRHLGELHQAGLVTDEEFSSKKAELLSEL; from the coding sequence ATGGGTGACGTACTGGCCGGATTCCATGCCGCCTGGGGGTTCGAGTCCGACTCCGTGGTCATCCGTTACGAACGGGGCATTCGAACACCCAAGCTGTTCCAGGCGCTCGGGGAGCGGCGGGTCCCCCTCGAGGCGATCGAGGGCGTCACCCTCACGCCCGGCAGACGCGGCACCGTGGTCCTGCGGGCGGAGCTGCGGCCCGGCGCCGATCCGCTGATGGAGGCGGCCGCCGGGCAGCTCAAGGAGAGCAGCGACCCGTACCGGCTGGTCCTGCCCGCCGAACGCGAGACGCTCGCCGAGTACTACGCCGACGAGCTGCGCGCCCTGCTCACCGAGTCCGGACCCGCCGAGCGTCACCTGGTGGCACCGCCCGAGACACCGTTGCAGTTCAAGGCGTACGACGGGAAGGCCGGCTTCGACGGTACGGCGGTGTCCTTCCGGTGGTTCTGGACGGGCGCCTCGTCGGCGAAGTGGAAGGCCGGCGACCAGCGGTTCCCGGTCGGTGAGCTGAGCGGGGTCGAGTGGCGCTCGCCCGAGGTCTTCGAAGGGCATCTGCGGCTGCTGCGGCGGGACGACGGGGCGCCGCTCGCCCAGGCCGACCAGGACCCGGCGGCGGTGGTGTTCGGGCTCGGGTACGGGCCCGTGCACGAGTCGCTGCCGTTCGCGGCGGCGGTGCTGGCGGCGGTGCGGACGTCCGCGCCGGTGCCGGCGATATCCGCGGCGGGCCGCCGTGACCCCGCGGACATCGCCGAGCGCATCCGGCACCTCGGGGAACTGCACCAGGCGGGGCTGGTGACGGACGAGGAGTTCTCCTCCAAGAAGGCGGAGCTGCTCTCGGAGCTCTAG